Proteins encoded within one genomic window of Aspergillus nidulans FGSC A4 chromosome VII:
- a CDS encoding uncharacterized protein (transcript_id=CADANIAT00009345), with the protein MDHQALCSKFIINGNCNGLGCTSAVIINPNFGHFALYQALAYLTSLFEPVGDFPAPVSIEPYLDLSPSA; encoded by the exons ATGGATCACCAGGCTCTTTGCAGCAAATTTATTATCAATGGCAAC TGTAATGGGCTAGGATGTACTTCTGCAGTCATCATTAATCCCAATTTTGGTCACTTCGCACTGTACCAGGCACTTGCATATCTGACATCGCTATTTGAGCCTGTTGGAGATTTCCCTGCCCCGGTCTCGATTGAACCGTACCTGGACCTGTCACCTAGCGCTTAG